In Marivivens aquimaris, one genomic interval encodes:
- a CDS encoding DUF6473 family protein: MKHELLPGGGIDYELCHYGNSRLYFRGPKREPFGAYVAFLGGSNTFGRYIDEPFPELLEANTGIACVNLGVVGASVGAFAQDPSVIDICQRAAVTVVEACNSTHLSNRFYRVHPRRNERLIHASDNLRALCPSIDFTEYTFVWQLLCAVEASDPDCAQAVQQEIAEAWRARMRSLIDAVGGQVVLLCPSDFAEKGSVSGNVLESLRPFVSSIVEVATAEVGTRGMIVPDGQGGIAKTLMNPKGHCEVADALEPVILRLMGQ; this comes from the coding sequence ATGAAACACGAATTGCTGCCGGGGGGCGGCATTGACTACGAGCTTTGCCATTACGGGAACTCGCGGCTGTATTTCCGCGGCCCGAAGCGCGAACCTTTTGGTGCCTACGTGGCGTTCCTCGGCGGGAGCAACACGTTCGGGCGGTATATTGACGAGCCGTTCCCAGAGCTGCTGGAGGCCAATACAGGCATCGCGTGCGTTAATCTTGGGGTCGTGGGGGCATCCGTTGGGGCATTCGCGCAGGATCCAAGCGTCATTGATATTTGTCAAAGGGCCGCGGTCACGGTGGTCGAGGCGTGTAACTCCACGCACTTGTCCAATCGTTTCTATCGCGTTCACCCTAGGCGGAACGAGCGCCTGATCCATGCCTCCGATAACTTGCGTGCGCTGTGTCCGAGCATCGACTTCACCGAATACACCTTTGTCTGGCAGCTTCTGTGCGCGGTGGAGGCATCCGATCCCGATTGCGCTCAGGCGGTTCAGCAAGAGATCGCAGAGGCTTGGCGTGCAAGGATGCGGTCGTTGATCGATGCTGTCGGTGGGCAGGTCGTGCTGCTGTGCCCAAGTGACTTTGCCGAGAAGGGCTCGGTCTCGGGCAATGTGCTGGAGAGCCTTAGACCGTTCGTCTCCTCGATAGTCGAAGTCGCTACGGCCGAGGTTGGCACACGAGGCATGATCGTGCCGGATGGACAGGGGGGAATCGCGAAAACGCTGATGAATCCGAAAGGCCATTGCGAAGTGGCCGACGCGCTGGAGCCGGTGATTCTACGTTTGATGGGCCAATAA